In Lycium ferocissimum isolate CSIRO_LF1 unplaced genomic scaffold, AGI_CSIRO_Lferr_CH_V1 ctg285, whole genome shotgun sequence, a single genomic region encodes these proteins:
- the LOC132043789 gene encoding uncharacterized protein At4g22758-like, translated as MSENNIRSRFPVTRRTRSRVLKPSLSGHRRYRPVPVNRRLSKQRKDSNKNLERCKSEPCILKIGLVDEDDDRRDVTTPSLEILFRPQTCSDIFVSPDYLISGSPQSFQGYKKDAKVVVDVTVEGSPGPVRTMVKLGSSVDETIRLVVDKYSEEGRTPRLDKNSDSSFQLYQSYFSLQSLSNTDVIGDVGSRSFYLRKSNSHGSNQEITTEIAPVKPNSHSLIVLDGFFARKINKIIRRTCKLWKILGCMPCSG; from the exons ATGTCTGAAAACAATATCCGGTCTAGATTTCCGGTAACCCGGAGAACTAGGAGCAGAGTACTAAAACCATCGTTGTCTGGTCATAGGAGGTATAGGCCTGTGCCAGTGAATCGCCGGTTGTCGAAGCAGCGTAAGGATAGTAATAAGAATCTAGAGAGATGTAAATCAGAAccttgtattttgaaaattggaTTAGTTGACGAAGATGATGATCGAAGGGATGTGACAACGCCCTCGTTGGAAATTCTTTTCAGGCCACAAACTTGTTCGGATATATTCGTGTCTCCTGATTATCTGATTTCTGGATCACCACAGAGTTTTCAG GGTTACAAGAAGGATGCAAAAGTTGTGGTTGATGTAACAGTTGAAGGAAGTCCAGGGCCAGTCCGAACCATGGTCAAGTTGGGATCCAGTGTAGATGAAACTATAAGGCTTGTCGTGGACAAGTATAGTGAAGAAGGCCGCACTCCTCGTCTTGATAAAAATTCCGATTCATCTTTTCAATTGTACCAGTCTTACTTCAGTCTTCAAA GCTTGAGCAACACAGATGTGATTGGAGATGTTGGAAGCAGAAGTTTTTATCTTCGAAAGAGTAATAGTCATGGAAGTAACCAAGAAATAACAACAGAGATTGCTCCAGTTAAGCCCAATTCCCATTCACTCATTGTTCTCGATGGATTCTTTGCTCgcaagataaataaaataattagaagGACATGTAAGCTATGGAAAATCCTTGGTTGCATGCCATGTTCTGGATGA